Proteins co-encoded in one Flavobacterium fluviale genomic window:
- a CDS encoding GDP-L-fucose synthase family protein, with amino-acid sequence MIDKNSTIYIAGHKGMVGSAIWRTLKAKGYDNLIGASSKELDLREQDDVRDFLQEVRPDVIIDAAAKVGGILANNDFPYQFLMENMQIQNNLISEAHNLGVEKFIFLGSSCIYPKLAIQPLKEEYLLTASLESTNEWYALAKITGVKLCQAIRKQFKKDFVSLMPTNLYGIHDNFDLNSSHVLPAMIRKFHEAKENNNASVILWGTGKPMREFLFVDDMAEAVVFALENKLPGYLYNVGTGEDLTIKDLAATIQKTVGHTGDIIWDESKPDGTPRKLMDVSKMHNIGWKHRVNLEEGIQKTYNWFLENIENLKEKTY; translated from the coding sequence ATGATTGATAAAAATTCTACAATATATATTGCTGGACATAAGGGAATGGTTGGAAGTGCCATTTGGAGAACCTTAAAAGCAAAAGGTTATGATAATCTTATTGGAGCTTCAAGTAAAGAATTGGATTTAAGGGAACAAGACGACGTTCGCGATTTTCTTCAAGAGGTAAGGCCAGATGTTATTATAGATGCTGCTGCAAAAGTTGGCGGCATTTTGGCAAACAATGATTTTCCATATCAATTTCTAATGGAGAACATGCAGATTCAGAATAACCTGATTAGCGAAGCCCACAATCTAGGGGTAGAAAAATTTATCTTTTTAGGAAGTTCTTGTATTTATCCAAAATTAGCAATTCAGCCCTTAAAAGAAGAATATTTACTAACTGCATCTTTAGAAAGTACTAATGAGTGGTATGCTTTAGCAAAAATAACTGGGGTGAAATTGTGCCAGGCTATTCGTAAACAATTCAAAAAAGATTTTGTGAGTTTAATGCCGACCAACTTATATGGCATTCACGACAATTTCGATTTGAATAGTTCACATGTTCTGCCAGCAATGATTCGAAAATTTCATGAAGCTAAAGAAAATAATAATGCCTCAGTAATACTTTGGGGCACTGGCAAACCGATGCGGGAATTTCTTTTTGTAGATGATATGGCAGAAGCAGTAGTTTTTGCCTTAGAAAATAAACTTCCTGGGTATTTATACAATGTAGGAACAGGTGAAGATTTAACCATTAAGGATTTAGCAGCAACAATACAAAAAACTGTAGGTCATACTGGAGATATTATCTGGGACGAAAGCAAACCTGATGGAACACCAAGAAAATTAATGGATGTTTCTAAAATGCACAACATTGGCTGGAAACATCGAGTAAACTTAGAAGAAGGAATACAAAAAACCTACAATTGGTTTCTAGAAAACATAGAAAATTTAAAAGAAAAGACTTATTAA
- a CDS encoding adenylyltransferase/cytidyltransferase family protein codes for MRTGITFSAFDLLHAGHVKMLEEAKQHCDYLIVGLQTDPTLDRPTKNKPTQTVVERYIQLRACKFVDEIVPYATEQDLEDILKSFTLDVRIVGDEYKDRDFTGRTYCEEKGIELYFNTRDHRFSSTNLRNEVYQKEILMHSNGN; via the coding sequence ATGAGAACAGGAATAACCTTTAGTGCTTTTGATTTGTTACATGCAGGGCACGTTAAGATGCTGGAAGAAGCAAAACAACATTGTGATTATTTAATTGTAGGTCTACAAACAGATCCAACATTAGATCGCCCAACTAAAAATAAACCGACACAAACTGTGGTAGAACGCTACATACAGTTAAGAGCGTGCAAGTTTGTTGATGAAATTGTTCCGTATGCTACAGAACAGGATTTAGAAGATATTTTAAAATCTTTTACTCTTGATGTGCGCATCGTAGGTGATGAATACAAGGACAGAGATTTTACCGGTAGAACGTATTGTGAAGAAAAAGGAATCGAATTGTATTTTAATACCAGAGATCACCGTTTTTCGAGCACTAATCTTCGTAATGAAGTATATCAAAAAGAAATTTTAATGCATTCGAATGGCAATTAG
- a CDS encoding mannose-1-phosphate guanylyltransferase: MAISTVTHVVLTGGIGSRLWPLSRKTLPKQYLELFEGESLFEKTVVRNKNVSSKTIVVGNIENYKMSNAIMSKFSKPFTHIIEAVPRNTAAAIAFAAFASEPEDILLITPSDHIIEGKSSYTLALQQAIRLANQDYLVTFGIKPTKPETGYGYIEFDKENVIAFHEKPSSKKAENYLKKGNYFWNSGLFCFKAGRFLIELEKQEPEVYWASKTVWDANQDGFLDYDLSLNIPSISVDYAVMERSKDIKVVPAHFDWSDLGSFESVYDYLVQKGHPMDSNKNITIGTSLHTTFIGVKNCILIYTADALMVLQKENSQEVKQVYQQLESIASPLL, encoded by the coding sequence ATGGCAATTAGTACTGTTACTCATGTTGTCTTAACTGGAGGAATCGGCAGCAGATTGTGGCCGCTCTCCAGAAAGACACTGCCAAAGCAATATCTTGAGCTTTTTGAAGGAGAATCACTCTTTGAGAAAACTGTAGTTCGCAATAAAAATGTTTCAAGTAAAACTATTGTAGTGGGTAATATTGAAAATTACAAAATGAGTAACGCCATTATGTCTAAATTCAGTAAGCCATTTACTCATATTATAGAAGCAGTTCCACGTAATACGGCAGCAGCGATTGCATTTGCAGCATTTGCATCAGAACCAGAAGATATTTTGCTCATTACACCATCAGACCACATTATAGAAGGTAAGAGTTCCTATACATTAGCTTTGCAGCAAGCCATAAGATTGGCTAATCAAGATTATCTTGTAACTTTTGGAATCAAACCAACAAAACCAGAAACAGGTTACGGCTATATTGAATTTGATAAAGAAAATGTTATCGCATTTCATGAAAAACCAAGCTCAAAGAAAGCTGAGAATTATCTCAAAAAGGGAAATTATTTTTGGAACAGCGGTCTCTTTTGTTTCAAAGCAGGAAGGTTTTTAATTGAGCTGGAAAAGCAGGAGCCAGAAGTTTATTGGGCATCAAAAACAGTTTGGGATGCCAATCAAGATGGTTTCCTAGACTACGATTTGTCTTTAAATATTCCGTCAATAAGTGTCGATTATGCTGTTATGGAACGAAGCAAAGATATTAAAGTCGTTCCCGCTCATTTTGACTGGTCTGATTTGGGATCTTTTGAGTCGGTTTATGATTATTTGGTTCAGAAAGGACATCCGATGGATTCAAATAAAAATATCACAATCGGAACTTCATTACATACCACTTTTATAGGGGTTAAAAATTGCATCTTGATTTATACTGCCGATGCTTTAATGGTTTTACAAAAAGAAAATTCTCAAGAAGTGAAACAAGTTTACCAGCAGTTAGAATCTATTGCATCGCCATTATTATAA
- a CDS encoding T9SS type A sorting domain-containing protein: protein METIITSGSNATGSYGTITYSIGQVFYTYIGVESVYNVAQGIQHQEKDGNLGTPEVEKPTTEIFVFPNPTIDFVTISMIGLEFESGQRSYKLYDIQGRLLKQNTIDQTEAQVSFNYLSPSIYILVVYNDNKILKSFKIIKN from the coding sequence ATGGAGACAATAATTACATCTGGAAGTAATGCAACTGGCAGTTATGGAACAATTACCTACTCAATCGGACAAGTGTTTTATACTTACATAGGAGTAGAATCAGTTTATAATGTGGCTCAGGGAATCCAGCACCAAGAAAAAGATGGAAATCTAGGGACACCAGAAGTTGAAAAACCTACAACAGAAATATTTGTCTTCCCAAATCCGACAATTGATTTTGTTACCATAAGTATGATTGGTTTAGAGTTCGAAAGCGGCCAGAGATCTTATAAGCTTTATGATATTCAAGGAAGACTTTTAAAACAAAATACAATTGATCAAACAGAAGCCCAAGTCAGTTTTAATTATTTAAGTCCATCTATTTATATACTGGTAGTATATAATGACAATAAAATTCTAAAATCGTTTAAAATAATAAAAAATTAA
- a CDS encoding helix-turn-helix domain-containing protein — MENYYLKIREYRLQNNHTPEYVAIQMEISVKKYEKIEQGMVDLKLSKLDQLVKILGIKKSQIFQLGS, encoded by the coding sequence ATGGAAAATTACTATTTAAAAATTAGAGAGTATCGATTGCAAAATAATCACACCCCTGAATATGTTGCTATTCAAATGGAAATTAGTGTCAAAAAGTATGAAAAAATTGAACAGGGAATGGTTGATCTTAAATTGTCAAAACTGGATCAGTTAGTTAAGATTTTAGGGATCAAAAAAAGCCAGATTTTTCAATTAGGCAGTTAA
- a CDS encoding MATE family efflux transporter, protein MKNILIKLKQHPKYDNFINWGKLISITGSAQIIIQALGFASGILIIRLLPVEEYAFYTLANTMLGTMTVLADGGITSGVMALGGKVWEDKEKIGVVLATGLDLRKKFAIVSLIVSMPILFYLLLHNGASWMVTLLIAIAVIPAFYAALSDSLLEIIPKLNQTILPLQKNQIEVGIGRLLLSGLTMFIFPWAFVAVIAAGIPRIWGNIGLRKIVYTMAAKEQQTDIEVRKEILNLVKRILPTSIYYCLSGQITIWLISVFGNTTSLAQLGALSRLSVMLSIFSAIIATLIIPRFAKLTANKHLLLKRFFQIMGLLIILLSIIVLIVYLLPTPILWLLGDAYKGLPFELLLSIISSCIGLLGGIVFNLYSSRGWAMSPIALILINLLAIIISASMLDLGSLRGVLYFNIALGLVALIQTVLFCTYNILLVKNE, encoded by the coding sequence TTGAAAAATATTTTAATAAAACTCAAACAGCATCCTAAGTATGATAATTTCATCAACTGGGGAAAATTGATTTCGATAACCGGAAGCGCACAAATTATTATACAAGCTTTGGGATTTGCTTCTGGGATCTTAATAATTCGATTGCTGCCTGTTGAGGAATATGCTTTTTACACCTTAGCCAATACGATGTTAGGAACTATGACAGTTCTTGCCGATGGTGGGATTACCTCAGGAGTTATGGCTTTGGGAGGTAAAGTTTGGGAGGATAAAGAGAAAATTGGAGTCGTTTTAGCGACAGGTTTAGATTTAAGAAAAAAGTTTGCGATTGTGAGCTTAATTGTCTCTATGCCAATTCTATTTTATCTTTTATTGCATAATGGAGCCAGCTGGATGGTTACATTACTTATTGCAATAGCAGTGATTCCAGCTTTTTATGCCGCTTTGTCTGATTCTCTGTTGGAAATTATTCCAAAATTAAACCAAACAATTCTGCCTTTACAAAAAAATCAAATCGAAGTTGGAATTGGAAGACTATTATTATCAGGCTTAACTATGTTTATTTTTCCTTGGGCTTTTGTCGCTGTTATAGCTGCGGGAATTCCCAGAATCTGGGGAAATATTGGATTAAGAAAAATTGTTTACACTATGGCTGCTAAAGAGCAACAAACAGATATCGAAGTTAGAAAAGAGATTTTAAATTTAGTTAAACGTATCCTGCCGACATCTATTTATTATTGCCTTTCAGGACAAATTACTATATGGTTAATTTCTGTTTTTGGTAACACGACATCATTGGCACAATTGGGGGCTCTAAGTAGATTAAGTGTAATGCTTTCTATTTTTAGCGCAATAATTGCAACATTGATTATTCCTCGTTTTGCAAAATTAACAGCAAATAAGCATCTCTTATTGAAACGTTTTTTTCAAATAATGGGACTTTTGATTATTTTACTAAGTATTATTGTTCTCATTGTTTATTTACTGCCTACACCAATTTTATGGCTGCTGGGCGATGCCTATAAAGGTTTACCATTTGAATTACTGCTCAGTATCATTAGCAGCTGCATTGGACTATTGGGGGGAATCGTTTTTAATTTATATAGTTCAAGAGGATGGGCCATGTCACCCATTGCATTAATTCTCATCAATCTTCTGGCCATTATTATTTCTGCAAGTATGTTGGATCTTGGAAGTTTAAGAGGCGTTTTGTATTTCAATATTGCTTTAGGACTAGTTGCATTAATTCAAACCGTTTTGTTTTGTACGTATAACATTCTATTAGTAAAAAATGAATAA
- the gmd gene encoding GDP-mannose 4,6-dehydratase has translation MTLLRKTAFITGVTGQDGAYLSEFLLEKGYIVHGLKRRSSLFNTDRIDHLYQDPHTKNRNFILHYGDMTDSTNLTRLIQEIQPDEIYNLAAMSHVAVSFETPEYTGNVDALGTLRLLDAVRLLGLEKKTRIYQASTSELYGKVQEVPQSETTPFYPRSPYAVAKMYAFWITVNYREAYGMYACNGILFNHESPIRGETFVTRKITRATSRIALGLQDKLYLGNLDAQRDWGHAKDYVRMMWMILQAEQPEDWVIATGKTTPVREFVRMSFAEVGIELEFRGHGIDEKGYVVSCSNPDYQIELGQEVLAVDPEYFRPTEVDLLIGDPTKAKTKLGWECQYELAELVQEMMQSDLKLMRKEQLLKECGFTVLNYFE, from the coding sequence ATGACTCTATTAAGAAAAACAGCGTTCATTACGGGAGTGACAGGACAAGACGGAGCCTACTTGAGTGAATTTTTATTAGAAAAGGGCTATATAGTACACGGATTAAAAAGACGTTCCTCTTTATTTAATACCGATAGAATTGACCATTTATATCAGGATCCTCATACTAAAAACCGAAATTTCATTTTGCACTATGGCGATATGACTGATAGTACTAATTTGACTCGTCTTATTCAGGAAATTCAGCCAGATGAGATTTACAATTTAGCAGCTATGAGCCATGTAGCAGTTTCATTTGAAACGCCTGAATACACAGGAAATGTCGACGCATTAGGAACCTTACGTCTTTTAGATGCAGTACGCCTGCTCGGATTAGAAAAAAAGACTCGAATTTATCAGGCATCAACTTCAGAGCTGTACGGTAAAGTTCAGGAAGTGCCACAGTCAGAGACTACGCCTTTTTATCCAAGATCGCCTTATGCAGTAGCAAAAATGTACGCATTTTGGATTACTGTAAATTACAGAGAAGCATATGGAATGTATGCCTGCAACGGTATCTTATTTAATCACGAATCACCTATTCGAGGAGAGACTTTTGTAACTCGTAAAATTACCAGAGCAACTTCGAGAATAGCATTAGGACTGCAGGACAAATTATACTTGGGAAATCTTGACGCACAACGAGATTGGGGACATGCAAAAGATTATGTTCGAATGATGTGGATGATTCTGCAAGCCGAACAACCAGAAGACTGGGTAATTGCCACAGGGAAAACTACTCCCGTTCGCGAATTTGTGCGAATGAGTTTTGCAGAAGTTGGCATTGAATTAGAATTTAGAGGTCACGGTATAGATGAAAAAGGATACGTAGTATCATGCAGTAATCCTGATTATCAAATTGAATTGGGGCAGGAAGTATTAGCAGTAGATCCAGAATATTTTAGACCAACCGAAGTAGATTTACTTATAGGTGATCCAACTAAGGCAAAGACAAAATTAGGATGGGAATGTCAATATGAACTAGCTGAATTGGTACAAGAAATGATGCAGTCAGATTTAAAACTGATGAGAAAAGAACAGCTTTTAAAAGAATGCGGGTTTACGGTTTTAAATTATTTCGAATAA
- a CDS encoding acyltransferase: MNNTKRPNKFSLTYNKFINIGHSLSFLFLKIRGLQGGRDSKLESITCNWPNKLLLGNQCEIQNGVDFRIWHPFNDNCYIKLGNKVFIGHACEFVCNEKIIIGNNCLIASKTTINNTGHEYKGNAAINTQPTTSEPVILEDDVWIGTSCVILQGVTIGKGSIVAAGSVVNKSIPANEVWAGVPARFIKKRI; the protein is encoded by the coding sequence ATGAATAATACGAAACGGCCCAATAAATTCTCGCTGACCTATAATAAATTTATTAATATAGGCCACTCACTATCATTCTTGTTTCTAAAAATCAGGGGATTGCAGGGAGGAAGGGATTCAAAACTAGAAAGCATTACTTGCAATTGGCCCAACAAATTATTACTTGGAAATCAATGCGAAATACAAAATGGTGTAGATTTTAGAATATGGCACCCGTTTAATGATAACTGTTATATAAAATTAGGAAACAAAGTATTTATTGGACATGCCTGCGAATTTGTCTGTAATGAAAAAATTATAATTGGAAACAACTGCCTAATTGCTAGTAAAACAACCATTAATAATACAGGACATGAATATAAAGGTAATGCAGCTATAAACACACAACCCACTACTAGTGAGCCAGTAATTTTAGAAGATGATGTCTGGATTGGAACCTCATGTGTAATATTGCAAGGAGTTACAATTGGTAAAGGTTCTATTGTTGCCGCAGGTTCAGTCGTAAACAAATCAATACCTGCAAATGAAGTTTGGGCAGGAGTACCTGCACGTTTCATAAAAAAAAGAATATAA
- a CDS encoding UpxY family transcription antiterminator, giving the protein MKWYVVYTKPKWEKRAAEQLTKFNINCYCPVIKKIQQRSDRKIKVEVPLFNHYIFVQLAEKDRNLVFHSPGVVRFLFWLGRHAVVKDQEIETIKEWLNTGDTSSEISVMQYQIGDKIHLNSGPFCDQNAVIKDITKTHYVLILESLGYVLKVKHKS; this is encoded by the coding sequence ATGAAATGGTATGTAGTATACACAAAACCTAAATGGGAAAAAAGAGCCGCAGAACAATTAACTAAGTTTAATATCAACTGTTATTGTCCTGTGATTAAAAAAATCCAACAAAGATCAGATAGGAAAATAAAGGTAGAAGTGCCATTGTTTAATCATTATATATTTGTACAATTGGCAGAGAAAGATAGAAATCTTGTATTTCATTCTCCAGGAGTGGTGCGATTTTTATTCTGGCTTGGAAGGCACGCTGTAGTAAAAGATCAAGAAATTGAAACTATTAAAGAGTGGCTTAATACTGGTGATACTTCTTCGGAGATTTCTGTAATGCAATATCAAATTGGAGACAAAATTCATTTAAACTCTGGTCCATTTTGCGATCAAAATGCAGTGATCAAAGACATTACAAAAACACACTATGTTTTAATTTTAGAATCTTTAGGGTATGTTTTAAAAGTAAAGCATAAATCTTAA
- a CDS encoding helix-turn-helix transcriptional regulator produces MKYSVYENIRKIRELKNLTREYVAAELKMSTSGYGKIERGDVDLTVSKLIEISKVLEVSIEFIFKFDVSIFFSETR; encoded by the coding sequence ATGAAATATAGTGTATACGAAAATATTAGAAAGATAAGAGAATTAAAAAATTTGACCAGAGAATATGTAGCTGCTGAATTAAAAATGAGTACAAGCGGTTATGGTAAAATTGAAAGAGGAGATGTAGATTTAACTGTTTCGAAATTGATTGAAATTTCAAAGGTTTTAGAAGTCTCAATTGAGTTCATTTTTAAATTCGATGTTTCCATTTTTTTTAGCGAAACCAGATAG
- a CDS encoding UDP-glucose 6-dehydrogenase: MKIKNICCLGAGYVGGPTMSVIALKCPEIKVTVVDLNESRIAAWNEENLDNLPVYEPGLAEVVNEARGRNLFFSTDVDSAIEAADMIFIAVNTPTKNYGEGKGMAADLKFVELCARQIARIAKSDKIIVEKSTLPVRTAETLQTILDHTGNGYKFEVLSNPEFLAEGTAINDLLNADRVLIGGKQTESGQKAIQSLVDIYANWLSPKQILTTNVWSSELSKLTANAFLAQRISSINALSALCEATEADVDEVAAAIGTDSRIGSKFLKASVGFGGSCFQKDILNLVYLCRYFNLPEVANYWEQIIILNDYQKYRFAKKIITSLFNTVSGKKITFLGWAFKKDTNDTRESASIYVAEHLIEDGAEIHVYDPKVSEQKIKADMRYLWEEKGLTDQKIESKLKQIFVYQSPLEAAHQAHAIAVLTEWDEFKTYDWNSIYINMYKPAFVFDGRNILDAEKLASIGFQIKGIGKG, from the coding sequence ATGAAAATTAAAAATATTTGCTGTTTAGGCGCTGGTTATGTAGGAGGACCAACAATGTCTGTTATCGCATTGAAATGTCCAGAAATTAAAGTGACTGTTGTAGATTTAAATGAAAGTCGTATTGCCGCTTGGAATGAAGAAAACTTAGACAATCTTCCGGTTTATGAACCTGGCTTAGCAGAGGTAGTTAACGAAGCAAGAGGACGTAATTTATTTTTTTCTACAGATGTTGACAGTGCTATTGAAGCTGCAGATATGATTTTTATTGCAGTTAATACTCCAACTAAGAATTATGGAGAAGGTAAAGGAATGGCAGCCGATTTGAAATTTGTAGAATTATGCGCCAGACAAATTGCCAGAATTGCGAAAAGTGATAAAATTATTGTCGAAAAATCGACGCTTCCAGTTCGAACCGCAGAGACTTTACAAACTATTTTAGATCATACAGGAAACGGATATAAGTTTGAAGTGCTTTCTAATCCTGAATTTTTAGCCGAAGGAACAGCTATTAATGATTTGCTTAATGCTGACCGTGTGTTAATTGGAGGAAAACAAACAGAAAGTGGTCAAAAAGCAATTCAATCGCTAGTTGATATTTATGCAAACTGGCTTTCGCCAAAACAGATTTTAACCACTAACGTATGGTCTTCAGAATTATCAAAATTAACGGCGAATGCTTTCTTAGCACAAAGAATTTCATCAATTAATGCACTTTCAGCTTTATGTGAAGCAACAGAAGCAGATGTTGATGAGGTTGCTGCAGCTATTGGAACTGACAGCCGAATTGGTTCTAAATTTCTAAAAGCTTCGGTTGGTTTTGGAGGATCTTGTTTTCAAAAAGATATTCTAAACTTAGTGTATTTGTGCCGCTATTTTAATTTGCCCGAAGTGGCCAATTATTGGGAACAGATTATCATTTTAAACGATTATCAAAAATATCGATTTGCAAAGAAAATTATTACCTCACTTTTTAATACAGTAAGCGGAAAGAAAATAACTTTTTTGGGCTGGGCATTTAAGAAAGATACAAATGACACCCGTGAATCTGCTTCGATTTATGTTGCAGAACATTTAATTGAAGACGGTGCAGAAATTCACGTTTACGACCCTAAAGTTTCTGAACAAAAAATTAAAGCTGATATGCGCTATTTGTGGGAAGAAAAAGGCCTTACAGATCAGAAAATTGAATCCAAATTAAAACAAATTTTTGTCTATCAATCACCACTAGAAGCAGCGCATCAAGCACATGCAATTGCTGTTTTAACAGAGTGGGACGAATTTAAAACATACGATTGGAACTCCATTTATATCAATATGTATAAACCGGCTTTTGTATTTGACGGGCGTAATATTCTGGATGCAGAGAAACTGGCATCAATTGGTTTTCAAATTAAAGGAATTGGAAAAGGTTAA